DNA sequence from the Candidatus Binatia bacterium genome:
GATGCGTAGCGCCTTGAAAATGCCGATGAGATACGAGATGCGGGTGAGCCGGTCGGTGTCGAGGACCCGTTCGGGGTGGCGCTTCATCTCGTAGAACGGCCCATTGCTGACGCCGCCGAGCAGCGCGCGTGCATCCTCGTCGCGTACCTTCCAGCGCTTCATGATGTTGAAGAAGGCCTTCAGGCCGGGCGCCGACAGCCGCGCCCGCTCACCGCGCGCAGCGAGGTCCGGCGGCGCCTCTGTCCGGTAGCTGGTGACGGGATACTGTAGTGGCCGCGGCATCGCGAACTCCTGATCAGGAGCCTATTCTCTCCGGTAGTACCCGTCAAGGCTACGCGCGGAACAGGGCCAGGATGACGGCGGTCAGTCTGCCTCGGATATTTTCGACGGAGAGGTCAGGTGAGCGGATGAGATCGGGCGCGGTACCTGACTCCGCAGCGGGGTGCTGTTGCCGTTGGGCGGCGGGTGTGGCTGACGTCAATTACTTTCCGCCGGGGGCGACAATTGCACTTCCCCATCGCCGTTGGGTTGCAGGTTCTCGGTTTGCTGGGTTTCCGAGGTCTTTTTTCTGCTCTGTTCCTCCTTGCCGTTGGGGGAGTGCGTAGAGAGCGAAGCCACCGGAGCGGTCCCGCCGGGGCCCGTGCTGGCCGTTCCGGCTGGCGTGGAGTAAAGTCGGTACATGGACGCGGCCGTTCGCCGGCGCATGGTCGAGCGCTTTCGGCTGACGCTGGACCTCTTCGAGTTTGGCGCGGCGATGCTGCGCCAGCGCTTGCGACGGACCCACCCGACAGCGTCCGAGGCCGAGATAGACGCCATGGTCACCGAGTGGTTGCACCGCCGTCCCGGGGCCGAGGGGGGCGACTGCCCGGGACGTGTGCGTTCGTGGCCGCGGCGATGAACCCGATCGAGGCCGCACTGCGACGCGTGGCGGCGGACCTCGCGGCGCTTGGCCAGCGCCGGGCCTGATCGCGGAACGCGGCTATCACCGCGGGAAACGCTTGCTCGCCGATTTCGACGAACTCGTCGGCTAACCTGGAAACTCGTGATTGCGGACGGCACGCGCGGTCTGGCGGCGCCGCAAGAGAAACGCGGCGGCGCCGGCGAACAGCCATGCGATGAGCCCGGTTTCGGGCTCGCGGCTCAGCGAACAGCCGCCATTGCCGTCTCTCGTCGGGGTTGCCGTTGCTGCCGGCAGGGCCGTCGGCTGCGGGGTCGCGGCCGGCGTGGCGGTCGGGGGCGGGGTTCCCGTCGGTGTCGCCGTGGGGACGGCGTTTAGCGATTCGAAGCCCGCCACGGCGAAGTCGCGCCGGTCGGGCGCCGCGTCGAACTCGGCCCACCGATCGACGAAGAGCTCGACCTCTTCCTCGTTCATCAGTATCGCGTCGGGCAGTCCCGCCTGTTTGCGGAACCACCGGATCGCCGTCCACACGGCGCGCCCGGCGTCCTTCGTGTACGGCACGCCGCTGGTATCTCCATGCACCCCGAACTCGGCCTCCTCGTGCCAGAACACGCCCGTGCATTCCTTCGGATCGGGGAAGTGCATGCGCACCTGCGCCACCTCCATGCACTTCTCGTGCGAGTACGAATCGGCGAGTGCGTGCAGATAGATCCCGAGTGCCACCGAACTCCTGGGTTCCACCGGTGCGGCTGCGCCGCCGTCGAGAGCGTACTGCGGCACCCCGAAGGTCGGGGCTCCCTGCGCGTAGGCCGCCCACAGCTCGATCTCGTCGATCTCGCTGGGGACCGGACAGAGGTTACGCTCCGTGAAGTACGGGCACTCGTCGCGCGCACCCGGGTACACGTACTCGCCGGTGGCGTTGGTCGAGTGGCGCCGTCCGAAGTGGTAGTACTGCCCCGCTTCGCTGGAGCGGTCGGTGCCTTGGATCGTGATGCGTCGACTACCGGCGAGGTCGCCTTTGAACGTGCCCGAGTCGGTGGCCGCCGCGGCGATGCCGATGAGATCGGCGTCGGCGCTGCTGTATCCCGCCGCCCGTGCCAGCGCGCGTGTCAGTTCGTAATGAAATGTACTGTGCGGTTGCTCGCTGTCCCTGCCGATGTCCTCCGCATATCCCCAGCCGTGACCTGGCGTGAGCAGGAGCATCGCGAGGGCGGCAGCCAGGCCGGCTGCCGCGTTTCTACCTGTCCAGTTGCGCATGCACGGTCCCTCCTGCGATCCGGGTCGCATACCGAAACGCAAATGAGGTGCCAGCGCTTCTGATGGTCCCTGCTGCATGGTCGGAGGTGTCGAGCGGCAATAGTGGCACGGTGGATTGGGGTGCAGTGTCGAGTTCGCGACGGGGGCATGGGTGGCCTGAGGGCCTGGGGGCCTGAGAGGCTGGGGGCCTGGGGTGGGGTGGGCGTACCTTGACTTGGTTTCGGGTATCGAATAATCGACCAGCGTTTTTTCGGCGCGGCCGGGGCGGCATGAGTGCGACGTTCCAGGCGGCCGCAGGTGAGTCCGCGCGCATGTTCGACCAATACGTTCCCGTCCTGCTGAGTTTCGCCATTGCCGGTCTGATCGCCGGCGGAATGCTCGGGCTCAACTGGTTGCTGGCGCCGCGCCGGGCGACGCCGATCAAGCTGGAAGCGTTCGAGTGCGGGAACCCGTCGACCGGCAGTGCCTGGGGTCGTTTCCCCGTCAAGTTCTACGTCACGGCCATCTTGTTCATCGTCTTCGACGTGGAGGTCGTGCTGCTTTACCCGTGGGGTGTGTTGTTCCGGCAGCTCGGTTGGTTCGGGTTCTTCGAAATGCTGACGTTCATCGGTGTGCTTGGCCTGGCGTTGCTGTTCGTGTGGCGGAAGGGCGGGCTCGAGTGGGAGTGAGGGGACGCAGCTCTGCCGCGTGCGGCCCGGGTTACCGGCCCCTTGCCGCGGTGTGAGTATCGGATACGGGTCATGCCGATCGACTTCGCGATCATCGCGGTCAAGGTCTTCGTCGTCCTGAACATGATTCTGGTGTTGGCCGGCGTGCTGGGGTGGATCGAGCGCAAGGGCAGTGCCCTGATCCAGGACCGCATCGGCGCCAACCGGGCGAGCATCTTCGGTTTTGCCGGTCTGGGGCTCATCAACACGATGGTCGCCGACCCGCTGAAGTTTCTGACCAAGGAAGACGTCATCCCGGCCGGAGTCGACCGGCTGCTGCACACGCTGGCGCCGCTGGTCAACCTGGTGCCGGTGCTGGTGGCGTTCGCGGCGATTCCGATCGGCGACGTGCTGGTCGTCGGCGGGCGGACGATCGAGCTGCAGGCGGTGAATCTCGATGTCGGCGTGCTCTACATTGTCGCGGTGATTGCCATCAGCGTTTACGGCGTGGTGCTGGCGGGGTGGGCGTCGAACAACCGGTTCTCGCTTCTCGGCGGCATCCGCGGTTCGGCACAGATGATTTCGTACGAGTTGGGTCTGGGGTTGTCGATCCTGGCGATGGTGATGACCTACGGCACGCTGGACCTGCAGCAGATGGTGCGGGAGCAGGGGCAGCTCATCGGCGGGTGGTTGCCGGCGTGGGGTATTCTCTATCAGCCGCTGGCTTTTCTGATCTTTCTGACGGCGGGCATTGCCGAGAGCAAGCGGGTGCCATTCGATCTGCCGGAGGGCGAGTCGGAGCTGGTCTCGGGATTCTTCACGGAGTACTCGGGGATCAAGTATCTGTTGTTTTTCATGACCGACTTCGCCGAGATCGCGGTCGTGGCGGGGCTGGTGACGACGATGTTCTTCGGCGGGTGGCAGGTGCCGTACCTGCTCGGCGACGGCTTCCACTTCCCGGGCGGTGCGACCGTCCCGTTGCCGCAGGCGGTGGTGGCGTTGCTCGGCGTGGCGGCGTTCATGGCGAAGACGCTCTTTTTCTGCTGGCTGCAGGTGGCGCTCAGGTGGACGCTGCCGCGGCTGCGGTACGACCAGCTCATGAGTTTCGGTTGGAAGGGTCTGATGCCGCTGGCGCTGGTCAACATCGTGCTGACCGGGGCGGTGGCGCTGGCGTTGCAGAGGTAAGGGTCGATGGCGCTGATCGTCCTTGCGATGCTGGCGGGTTTGTTGCTCGCGTCGGGTGCGGGTCTCGTGCTGTTTGCGGGTTTCGAGCTGTCGGGTGCGGCGCCGGCCACGGTGGTGTTCGCGGTGCTGGCGATCGGGTTGATTGCCGCTTCGCTGGGTGTGGTGCTGGCGCGCCATCCGATCCGCAGCGCTCTGTCGTTGGTGGTGGCGATGTTCCTGCTGGCGGCGATGTTTGCGACGCTGGACGCGCAACTCATCGCCGCGCTGCAGATCATCGTATACGCCGGAGCCATCATGGTGTTGTTCCTGTTCGTCATCATGCTGCTCAACTTGCAGGCGGAGCCGGGCTTTTCGGTCGGGGTGCGCCATCTCGGGGTGGGTGCGGCTGCCGGCGTGCTGTTTCTGCTGGCGGTAGGGCGTTTCTTCCTCGGAGATGCGGGGGCGACGGCGGCGGCGGGTCCGGGCGGGCCGGGAATGGGGGCGCCGGTGCCGGCCGACTTCGGCGGCATAGTGCCGATCGGCGAGCGACTGTTCACGCATTTTCTCCTGGCGTTCGAAGTAACCTCGATCCTCCTGCTGGTGGCCGTCGTCGGGTCGATCGTGCTGGCCAAGCGTAACCTCGTATGACGCCGCTGCCGTTGAACTGGTATCTGCTGCTGGCGGCGACGATGTTCACGATCGGCGCGGTCGGCGTGCTGGTGCGGCGCAACGCGATCGTCATATTCATGTCGATCGAGTTGATGCTGAACGCGGTAAATCTGGTCTTCGTGGCGTTCTCGCGGCAGCTCCACTCGGTCGACGGGCAGGTGATGGTCTTTTTCGTGATGGTAGTGGCGGCGGCGGAGGTTGCCGTCGGCCTGGCGATCATCATTGCGGTCTTCCGTAATCGGGAGACGGTGAACGCCGACGAGATCAACTTGCTGCGGTGGTGAGGGGGAGATGATCGCGCCTCCGGACATATCGTGGCTGGCGTTGTTGCCGGTGTTGCTGGTGGCCGGCACGGCGTTGTTGGCCATGGTCACCGACCTGTGGAGCGAGGGGCCCGACCGCGACAGCGTCGGCTGGGTGGGGGTGATCGGTCTAATCGTGACGGCGGTGGCGGCGGCGGCGCTGTGGAACACGCGTATCAGTACGTTGTCGGACGCGCTGGTTCTCGATCGTTACGGGCTTTTCTTTACGTTGCTGTTCTGCCTCGGCTCCGGTCTGTCGGTGCTCATGTCGATGAGCTATCTGGAGCTGACCGACATCCGAACCGGGGACTACTACACGTTGATTCTGCTGGCGACGGTCGGCATGGTGCTGATGGCCATGGGGACGGACCTCATGGCGATCTTCCTCGGCCTCGAGGTCATGTCGATCGGGGCGTACGTACTGGCGGGCATGGCGCGGCAGGAGTTGCGGTCGAACGAGGCGGCACTGAAGTATTTTCTGCTCGGGGCGTTTGCCACGGGGTTCCTGCTTTTCGGTATCGCCTTGCTGTACGGTGCCACCGGCACGACGACGTTGCCGGCGATGGGGACGCGGATCGCGCAGGCGGCGGTCGACCAGCCCGCGGTGGTGACGGCGGGGATCGGTTTGTTGCTGGTGGGGTTCGCTTTCAAGGTGGCGGCGGTGCCGTTCCACGTCTGGGCCCCCGACGTGTACGAGGGTTCGCCGACGGCGGTTACGGCGTTCATGGCGGTGGGTATCAAGTCCGCCGCCTTTGCGGCGTTCGTGCGCGTGTTCATGCACACGCTCGCGCCTCTGGGGGCGGACTGGACCTGGATCATCTGGATCCTTGCCGTGCTCACGATGACGGTCGGCAACATTACTGCGGTGGTGCAGACCAACATCAAGCGGATGCTGGCCTACTCCAGTATTGCGCATGCGGGGTATCTGCTGATCGGCATGGTTGCGGGCGGCTCCGGCGGCGGCAGTGCGATGCTGTTCTATCTGCTGGTTTACGCTCTGATGACCCTGGGGGCGTTTGCGGTGGTCATTGCCATCGGTCGGCGGGGCGAGCCGAACGAGGAGATTGCCGACTACGCCGGACTGGGTTTTCGCAACCCGGTACTCGGATTGGCGATGACCGTGTTCATGCTATCGCTGGCGGGCTTCCCGCCGCTCGGCGGGTTTGTTGCGAAGTTCTACGTCTTCAGCGCGGCGGTGCAGGCCGGGTACTATTGGCTGGCCATCATCGGGATGCTGAACAGCGTCGTGTCGGTGTACTACTATGTTGCGGTGCTGGTGCGCATGTACATGCAGGAAGGCGACTTGCAGGTGACGCCGGCCTCGCGCCGGCCGTATCTTCTGGCGACGCTGGTAATCGCGGCCGCCGGGACGATCGTGCTCGGCATCTTCCCGGCTGCCGTCTGGGACATCGCCCATCAGTCGTTCGAGGCGCTGGGGTAACATGGTCGAGAAGACTGTACAGCTCACGGGTTCTTCCGCCCGCAGCATCGAGGAAGCGGTCGAGATTGCGGTGTCGCGCGCGGCGGCGACGATCGACAACATCCGGCGGGTGCACCTCGTCGACGTCGAGGCCGTGGTTGAGCGCGGCGCGGTGGCGCGTTGGCGAGTGAAGGTCGACCTGACCTTCGGGGTGCAGGACATCATCCACGAATAGTCTGCCGTGGGGCCGCTCCCGGCCGGCATTACTCCCATGCGCGAGGGCACAGTTCAGGAAGTTGCCGCGGGGGTGTTTCTGGTGCGCCTGCCGCTGCCCGGTAAGCCGACCGTCGTCAACGTGTACTTGCTGAGTGGCGCCGGCGGCTGGGTGCTGGTGGACACGGGCCTCAATACGCAGGACAGCCTGGAAGCGATGGAAGCGGCGTTTGCCGCGGTCGGGTGTCGGCCCGAGGCGGTGCGGGCCATCGTGTGTACGCACCACCACCCGGACCACTTCGGGGCCTCGGCGGCGCTCAAACAGCGCACGGGCGCCGCGGTGTGGATCAGCCGTGCCGACCACCGCAGTTCCGAACACTATCGGACTCGAGAGCGCGGGGACGAGGCGATGGCGTTCTTCGCGCGGCACGGCCTGCCGATCGAGCGCTTCGGGCGCGTGCCGACGCCGGGGGAGTGGTGGGGCACGATGTACATGCCGGCGGAACCGGACGAGTTCCTGGAGGACGGTGCGGTGGTGTCGGTAGCCGAGTTATCGCTCGAGGCGATCGCCACGCCGGGGCACACGCCGGGGCACTGCGTTCTGCGCTTGCCGTCGCAGGGGTTGCTCGTTGCCGGCGACCATTTGCTGCCGAAGATCACGCCGCACGTCGGGTGGTATCCCGACGGGCCGCCGGATCCGCTCGGGGACTTCCTCGCCTCGCAGCGCAAGGTGCAGGGGTTGGATGTCCGGTTGGTTCTGCCGGCGCACGGCCGTCCGTTCACGGAACATCGGCGCCGAGCCGCTCAGATCGCGCAGCATCACGAGTACCGTTTGCGGGAGATTGCGGATGCCGTGGGGGCGCGGCCCCTGACCGCGTACGCGGCGGCGCAGAAAGCGTTCGGCTTCGACCGCGACGCGCCGCTGACGTTGCAGTTCCCGGCGACCTTCGAGACGCTGGCGCACCTGGAGCACCTGTGTGTTCGCGGCGAGGTGGCGCGCGAAGACGGGGCGGTGGAGACGTTGTACCGGCGCCGGCGGGCGCCATGAGCCTGTAGGCCCGCCGGCCCCACCCCGGGGGGAATTGGTTGTGTGCCGCGGATGCACGTGCTAACTGACCCGGATTCCCGGATCGGGATCCGAAAAGAGAGAGGAGATGTGCCTCATGAAGCGACTCATCTGTACAGGTGTGGCGGCGTTGTCGTTGGTAGGTGCGGGCGTGGCGGTCACGACTGCCGTCCGAGCTGCCGACGATCCGAACGCGAAGATCGTCGATTACTACCGCCGCAAGGCGAACGTTCCGCCCAACGTCACCCTCCAGGTGGAAGACGTTAAGCCGTCGACCGCGTTCAAGGGCGCCAAGTCGGCCGTCATCGTGGCCGGCAATCGCAAGGTGCCGGTGACCATGTCGGAGGACGGCCGCTATCTCGTCTTCGGCGAGGTGGAAGACATCACGGTCGATCCCTTCAAGGCGGTGATGGAAAAGGTCGCGGTGAAGAACCGTCCGTTCAAGGGCGGCGAGAATGCCAAGGTCACGATCGTCGAGTACTCCGACTTCCAGTGTCCGTTCTGCACCCGTGGCTACAACACCATGGAGAATCAGGTGCTGAAGGAGTACGGCGACAAGGTGAAGTTCTACTACAAGCACTTCCCGCTGCCGATGCATCCGTGGGCGCAGCCTGCGGCGGTGGCTACCGAGTGTGCGCTGTTGCAGAACAACAAGGACGCGTACTGGAAGCTCTACAACTTCTACTTCGAGCACCAGAAAGAGATTACGCCGCAGAACCTGAAGGAAAAGACGGCGGAGGCGTTGAAGGACTCGAAGATCGACATGGCGAAGTTCAACGAGTGCTTCGACGGCAACAAGACGGCCGACGAAGTGAAGGCGCAGATGACCGAGGGCCAGAGCGTGGGCGTGACCGGAACGCCGGGTTTTATCATCAACGGGCGTCTCGTGAGCGGTGCGCAGCCGTTCGAGAACTTCAAGGCCGTCATCGACGACGAGTTGAATCGCAAGAGCTGACACCGGCGCGCGCGTGCGCCGTCCGGCCCCGGGGCGGGCTGGGCGGCGGCGCGGCGGTGACGGGTCGCAGGCACGTAGCTCAGTGGGAGAGCGCTTCCCTGACACGGAAGAGGTCGGCGGTTCAATCCCGCCCGTGCCTACCAGCCCTTCCTGGCCGCCGGCGCGCCGGGGCGACGCCGGCGCATCTTTGTTAATGGCACAGATCACGATTACGACACCCGACGGAAACCGTCATGCGACGGCGG
Encoded proteins:
- a CDS encoding NADH-quinone oxidoreductase subunit A — protein: MSATFQAAAGESARMFDQYVPVLLSFAIAGLIAGGMLGLNWLLAPRRATPIKLEAFECGNPSTGSAWGRFPVKFYVTAILFIVFDVEVVLLYPWGVLFRQLGWFGFFEMLTFIGVLGLALLFVWRKGGLEWE
- a CDS encoding NADH-quinone oxidoreductase subunit N, translated to MIAPPDISWLALLPVLLVAGTALLAMVTDLWSEGPDRDSVGWVGVIGLIVTAVAAAALWNTRISTLSDALVLDRYGLFFTLLFCLGSGLSVLMSMSYLELTDIRTGDYYTLILLATVGMVLMAMGTDLMAIFLGLEVMSIGAYVLAGMARQELRSNEAALKYFLLGAFATGFLLFGIALLYGATGTTTLPAMGTRIAQAAVDQPAVVTAGIGLLLVGFAFKVAAVPFHVWAPDVYEGSPTAVTAFMAVGIKSAAFAAFVRVFMHTLAPLGADWTWIIWILAVLTMTVGNITAVVQTNIKRMLAYSSIAHAGYLLIGMVAGGSGGGSAMLFYLLVYALMTLGAFAVVIAIGRRGEPNEEIADYAGLGFRNPVLGLAMTVFMLSLAGFPPLGGFVAKFYVFSAAVQAGYYWLAIIGMLNSVVSVYYYVAVLVRMYMQEGDLQVTPASRRPYLLATLVIAAAGTIVLGIFPAAVWDIAHQSFEALG
- a CDS encoding MBL fold metallo-hydrolase, whose product is MREGTVQEVAAGVFLVRLPLPGKPTVVNVYLLSGAGGWVLVDTGLNTQDSLEAMEAAFAAVGCRPEAVRAIVCTHHHPDHFGASAALKQRTGAAVWISRADHRSSEHYRTRERGDEAMAFFARHGLPIERFGRVPTPGEWWGTMYMPAEPDEFLEDGAVVSVAELSLEAIATPGHTPGHCVLRLPSQGLLVAGDHLLPKITPHVGWYPDGPPDPLGDFLASQRKVQGLDVRLVLPAHGRPFTEHRRRAAQIAQHHEYRLREIADAVGARPLTAYAAAQKAFGFDRDAPLTLQFPATFETLAHLEHLCVRGEVAREDGAVETLYRRRRAP
- the nuoH gene encoding NADH-quinone oxidoreductase subunit NuoH, which translates into the protein MPIDFAIIAVKVFVVLNMILVLAGVLGWIERKGSALIQDRIGANRASIFGFAGLGLINTMVADPLKFLTKEDVIPAGVDRLLHTLAPLVNLVPVLVAFAAIPIGDVLVVGGRTIELQAVNLDVGVLYIVAVIAISVYGVVLAGWASNNRFSLLGGIRGSAQMISYELGLGLSILAMVMTYGTLDLQQMVREQGQLIGGWLPAWGILYQPLAFLIFLTAGIAESKRVPFDLPEGESELVSGFFTEYSGIKYLLFFMTDFAEIAVVAGLVTTMFFGGWQVPYLLGDGFHFPGGATVPLPQAVVALLGVAAFMAKTLFFCWLQVALRWTLPRLRYDQLMSFGWKGLMPLALVNIVLTGAVALALQR
- a CDS encoding DUF2384 domain-containing protein, with translation MPRPLQYPVTSYRTEAPPDLAARGERARLSAPGLKAFFNIMKRWKVRDEDARALLGGVSNGPFYEMKRHPERVLDTDRLTRISYLIGIFKALRILHSPRLADEWVHLPNANPIFAGKTPLFFMMRGGLPAMQTVRRLLDARRAG
- a CDS encoding dodecin family protein, coding for MVEKTVQLTGSSARSIEEAVEIAVSRAAATIDNIRRVHLVDVEAVVERGAVARWRVKVDLTFGVQDIIHE
- a CDS encoding DsbA family protein produces the protein MKRLICTGVAALSLVGAGVAVTTAVRAADDPNAKIVDYYRRKANVPPNVTLQVEDVKPSTAFKGAKSAVIVAGNRKVPVTMSEDGRYLVFGEVEDITVDPFKAVMEKVAVKNRPFKGGENAKVTIVEYSDFQCPFCTRGYNTMENQVLKEYGDKVKFYYKHFPLPMHPWAQPAAVATECALLQNNKDAYWKLYNFYFEHQKEITPQNLKEKTAEALKDSKIDMAKFNECFDGNKTADEVKAQMTEGQSVGVTGTPGFIINGRLVSGAQPFENFKAVIDDELNRKS
- a CDS encoding NADH-quinone oxidoreductase subunit J; amino-acid sequence: MALIVLAMLAGLLLASGAGLVLFAGFELSGAAPATVVFAVLAIGLIAASLGVVLARHPIRSALSLVVAMFLLAAMFATLDAQLIAALQIIVYAGAIMVLFLFVIMLLNLQAEPGFSVGVRHLGVGAAAGVLFLLAVGRFFLGDAGATAAAGPGGPGMGAPVPADFGGIVPIGERLFTHFLLAFEVTSILLLVAVVGSIVLAKRNLV
- the nuoK gene encoding NADH-quinone oxidoreductase subunit NuoK, whose protein sequence is MTPLPLNWYLLLAATMFTIGAVGVLVRRNAIVIFMSIELMLNAVNLVFVAFSRQLHSVDGQVMVFFVMVVAAAEVAVGLAIIIAVFRNRETVNADEINLLRW